Proteins from a genomic interval of Paenibacillus lentus:
- a CDS encoding cytochrome d ubiquinol oxidase subunit II has translation MSYELIGITVLWTFLFGYLIVASIDFGAGFFSYYSVITGHNNRIHHIIQRYLSPVWEVTNVFLIFFVVGLVGFFPVSAYFYGTALLVPGSLAIVLLGLRGAYYAYNTYGSSREDNKAYMAIYGATGLLIPAALSTVLAISEGGIIREEGGHVILDWAEFFASPYTWSVIVLAIVSVLYISAMFLAYYSKKAGDRIAFEVLRGYALMWSAPTIFASVLIFFQLNRHNSEHFQNMLNMAWMFIASFVSFLLAIFFVWKRRHLGWAFLFVILQFGFAWYGYGRSHLPYILFKQVSIYDGFTNETMAVALIVAFIAGLIILIPSLVLLMRLFLFDAKYIRGGAPKKG, from the coding sequence ATGAGCTATGAACTCATAGGAATTACAGTACTTTGGACGTTTCTCTTCGGGTACCTAATTGTAGCTTCTATCGATTTCGGCGCCGGTTTCTTTAGCTATTACAGCGTGATTACAGGACATAACAATAGAATACACCATATTATTCAGCGCTACCTCTCTCCGGTATGGGAAGTGACGAATGTATTTTTGATCTTTTTCGTCGTTGGCCTTGTGGGCTTCTTTCCGGTATCCGCCTACTTCTACGGCACGGCACTGCTGGTTCCTGGCAGCCTGGCTATCGTGCTGCTTGGGCTTCGCGGGGCATATTATGCCTATAATACCTATGGGAGCAGCAGGGAAGACAATAAAGCTTACATGGCTATTTACGGAGCGACAGGGCTATTGATTCCAGCTGCATTATCTACGGTGCTAGCCATATCGGAAGGGGGCATTATCCGGGAAGAGGGCGGCCATGTGATTCTGGATTGGGCAGAGTTCTTCGCGAGCCCCTATACCTGGTCTGTCATTGTGTTAGCCATCGTGTCTGTGCTGTACATATCGGCCATGTTCCTGGCGTATTACTCGAAAAAGGCAGGGGACCGTATTGCTTTTGAAGTGCTGCGAGGCTATGCGCTCATGTGGAGCGCCCCGACGATCTTTGCTTCCGTACTGATTTTTTTTCAGCTGAATCGTCATAATTCAGAGCATTTTCAAAATATGCTCAATATGGCATGGATGTTTATAGCCTCGTTCGTCAGTTTCTTGCTAGCGATATTTTTCGTTTGGAAACGACGGCATTTGGGCTGGGCCTTCCTGTTTGTCATCCTGCAATTCGGATTTGCCTGGTATGGATACGGACGATCCCATCTGCCCTATATTCTGTTCAAGCAGGTGAGTATCTACGACGGCTTTACGAATGAGACGATGGCGGTAGCATTGATCGTTGCATTTATTGCCGGGCTGATCATTCTGATTCCTTCGCTTGTACTGTTGATGAGACTGTTTTTGTTTGATGCCAAATACATTCGGGGAGGAGCACCGAAGAAAGGATGA
- a CDS encoding DUF948 domain-containing protein, whose translation MIWQLSVALIAVAFVVLVIFVVKTLKAAEKSLDKTTQTLQEIHKTVDELSYEVKQVVRQANSITEDVEHKMKQLDPVLESVKNVGDVLNEVTLAAKQVSTSLIGRVKKPPHHTAGKTGAKQVAAEDPIDSSTSTYGSTYNRETASKSEPGWMKWVDIASSVWHKYRS comes from the coding sequence ATGATTTGGCAATTAAGTGTAGCACTTATCGCGGTAGCATTTGTAGTCCTAGTCATATTCGTGGTGAAAACTTTGAAGGCAGCCGAGAAGTCTCTAGATAAAACGACCCAGACGCTGCAGGAAATCCATAAGACAGTTGACGAGCTTAGTTATGAAGTTAAGCAGGTCGTTAGACAGGCCAACAGTATTACCGAGGATGTCGAGCATAAGATGAAACAGCTCGATCCTGTGCTGGAATCTGTAAAAAATGTAGGAGACGTACTGAATGAAGTGACGCTTGCCGCCAAGCAGGTATCTACTTCGCTGATCGGTAGAGTGAAGAAACCCCCACATCATACAGCAGGCAAGACGGGGGCGAAGCAAGTAGCGGCGGAGGATCCGATCGACTCTTCCACGTCTACCTATGGCTCGACTTACAATCGTGAGACAGCTTCTAAGTCAGAGCCCGGTTGGATGAAGTGGGTGGACATCGCTTCCAGCGTATGGCATAAATACCGCTCATAA
- the ilvB gene encoding biosynthetic-type acetolactate synthase large subunit, with protein sequence MRENNTVRQAPSIGAQLLLDCLIEEKVNTIFGYPGGAVIPIYDALYDCPHIRHILTRHEQAAIHAADGYARVTGKPGVALVTSGPGATNAITGIANAFMDSVPLVILTGQVSTQLIGRDSFQEVNIYGMTMDVTKHNYVVRNVAELPRIIKEAFHIASTGRPGPVLIDLPKDVMTAAADGLLPAEHLNIRGYSAIPRITEEEIVQVWDCITQAQRPVILAGGGIISSGAAEALLALVEQTGIPVVSTLMGIGAFPARHPWYLGMVGMHGTFAANRAVHQADLLLCLGTRFNDRVSGKAQSFSPGSLKIHIDIDNAELNKNIPAGIGITADLRELLNRLLPLAGSRHTPSPWLVEATGWPKKVPHYTSEEGLLSPGEVISLLDQFTQGSSIVATDVGQHQIWTAHHYKFARPRRFLTSGGLGTMGFGFPAAIGAAIADSSQPVLCITGDGSFQMNLQELMTAVDYDLPIKIAILNNGYLGMVRQWQQLFYQKRYSSVQISSPDYVTFAKSYGVTGLRASTSQEAEAIIQQSLSIPGPVLMEFNVKEEQNVYPMVPPGESNDRMITTDG encoded by the coding sequence ATGAGAGAAAACAATACTGTCCGGCAAGCTCCGTCCATCGGTGCCCAATTGCTACTGGATTGTCTGATCGAAGAGAAAGTCAACACGATCTTTGGTTACCCCGGTGGGGCGGTTATTCCTATTTACGATGCGCTGTACGACTGCCCTCATATCCGGCATATATTAACTCGGCATGAACAGGCGGCCATCCATGCAGCAGACGGCTACGCCCGGGTGACGGGCAAACCTGGTGTCGCGCTGGTCACCTCAGGACCAGGAGCAACGAACGCCATTACTGGGATCGCCAACGCATTTATGGATTCCGTTCCACTGGTCATCTTGACAGGACAGGTATCCACTCAACTCATTGGACGCGATAGCTTTCAGGAAGTGAACATTTATGGGATGACCATGGACGTTACTAAGCATAATTATGTTGTCAGGAATGTCGCAGAGCTTCCACGTATCATCAAAGAAGCGTTCCATATTGCCTCTACGGGAAGACCAGGCCCTGTGCTCATTGACCTACCTAAAGATGTAATGACCGCAGCAGCAGATGGCCTCTTGCCCGCTGAGCACCTGAATATCCGTGGCTATTCCGCAATCCCGCGCATCACGGAAGAAGAGATCGTTCAGGTTTGGGATTGTATCACGCAGGCACAGCGACCAGTCATTCTTGCCGGCGGTGGCATCATCTCCTCTGGAGCGGCCGAGGCTCTACTCGCTCTGGTCGAACAAACCGGCATCCCCGTCGTAAGCACTTTGATGGGAATCGGTGCCTTCCCAGCAAGGCATCCCTGGTATTTAGGAATGGTTGGTATGCACGGCACATTTGCCGCTAATCGGGCAGTTCACCAAGCAGACCTCCTGCTCTGTCTCGGAACGCGCTTTAATGATCGTGTGTCAGGCAAGGCTCAATCCTTCTCGCCAGGTTCTTTGAAAATTCACATCGATATCGACAATGCGGAATTAAATAAAAATATCCCGGCAGGAATCGGTATTACGGCCGATCTCCGCGAGCTGCTAAACCGTCTGCTGCCCTTGGCTGGAAGCAGACACACTCCTTCACCATGGTTAGTCGAAGCAACAGGGTGGCCCAAGAAGGTCCCCCATTATACTAGTGAAGAGGGACTGTTGAGCCCAGGCGAGGTCATTTCGCTGCTGGATCAATTTACACAGGGGAGTTCCATTGTGGCTACGGATGTCGGGCAGCATCAAATCTGGACGGCCCATCACTATAAATTTGCTCGCCCGCGGCGTTTTCTGACCTCAGGAGGTCTTGGCACAATGGGCTTTGGCTTCCCGGCGGCGATAGGAGCAGCCATCGCGGATTCTTCCCAACCCGTGTTATGCATTACGGGCGATGGAAGCTTCCAGATGAACTTGCAGGAATTGATGACTGCTGTTGACTATGATTTGCCGATCAAAATCGCCATATTGAATAATGGATATCTCGGTATGGTTCGGCAATGGCAGCAGTTATTTTATCAAAAGCGCTACTCCTCCGTGCAAATCTCTTCACCAGATTACGTCACTTTTGCTAAATCCTATGGTGTCACCGGTTTACGGGCAAGCACTTCACAGGAGGCCGAAGCCATTATCCAACAAAGTCTGAGCATCCCTGGCCCTGTACTTATGGAGTTTAATGTGAAAGAAGAACAAAACGTTTACCCGATGGTGCCGCCAGGTGAAAGTAATGATCGCATGATCACCACCGATGGATAA
- a CDS encoding cation diffusion facilitator family transporter, translated as MDIYDEIRKGERGAWVSISAYLVLSAFKLISGYLFASSALLADGFNNVTDIVASLAVLIGLRISQKPPDSDHAYGHLRAETIAALVASFIMATVGIQVIYGSIRSLVTGVEVEPDVRSAAVALICAAAMWFVYAYNRRLATQINNQALMAAAKDNLSDALVSIGAAVGIIGAQFGLPWLDTVAAFAVGLLICKTAWDIFRDSTHRLTDGFDEGQLGDLRSCIAQIQGVEGIRDVKARVHGNHVLVDVVIEVNPLLTVMEGHEISDRVEEQMRRIRNVMHVHVHVEPKAEA; from the coding sequence TTGGACATTTATGATGAGATACGCAAAGGCGAGCGGGGGGCTTGGGTCAGCATTTCTGCTTATTTGGTACTGTCTGCATTTAAGCTGATCAGCGGCTATCTATTTGCATCGAGCGCCCTTTTGGCAGATGGTTTCAATAACGTAACCGATATCGTTGCTTCCCTTGCCGTATTGATAGGTTTGCGCATCTCTCAGAAGCCGCCGGATTCCGATCACGCCTATGGGCATTTGCGGGCTGAGACGATTGCCGCTTTAGTGGCCTCTTTTATTATGGCTACGGTTGGAATTCAAGTTATTTATGGTTCGATCCGTTCTCTTGTGACAGGGGTGGAGGTTGAGCCTGATGTCCGGTCGGCAGCAGTCGCACTTATCTGCGCGGCGGCGATGTGGTTCGTTTATGCTTATAATCGCAGGTTGGCTACACAAATCAATAACCAGGCGTTGATGGCTGCGGCGAAGGATAATTTATCCGATGCCTTGGTGAGTATTGGCGCGGCAGTCGGCATTATCGGTGCCCAGTTCGGCTTACCGTGGTTAGATACCGTAGCAGCCTTTGCAGTAGGACTGTTAATTTGTAAGACAGCTTGGGATATATTTAGGGATTCAACGCATCGGTTGACTGATGGCTTCGATGAGGGTCAACTTGGAGATTTGCGAAGCTGTATTGCTCAAATTCAAGGGGTAGAGGGCATACGGGATGTGAAAGCACGCGTCCATGGCAATCATGTGCTAGTTGATGTTGTGATTGAAGTAAACCCGCTGCTTACCGTAATGGAGGGGCATGAAATCAGCGACCGCGTTGAAGAGCAAATGCGGCGTATTCGAAACGTGATGCATGTTCATGTTCATGTAGAGCCGAAGGCAGAAGCCTAG
- a CDS encoding PP2C family protein-serine/threonine phosphatase — translation MKILIVDDNPTNIIIIREILKKENYRNTVAASSAAEMFQLLGIEQANSEIIPVSSDIDLILLDMMMPEMDGIAACRVIQQYEGLKDIPIIMVTAIGDSKKLAEALDAGAVDYVTKPINKVELMARIRLALRLKQEKDWHKERDQRIQEELKLAALVQNAVLSSAIADSHFEIDALYKPSFELAGDLYSWYPLGEGRYGIILLDMMGHGISSSLFCMFIASVLKDTVSTYVEPEKVMQELNRRFNQLHIEKQLIQYYFTAIYLVVDTKHKKIDYVNAGHPPALFFQKGGEAIRLETVCPPVGLFEKMDTTTHTITYEGEGHIVLYTDGLMEVMDGTQEEQIEFLEQTLSGSHRLDKDKMQRLFFDEGYPQEREDDKCLVWIRLKEGEGSE, via the coding sequence ATGAAAATTTTAATCGTGGACGATAATCCGACAAATATAATCATCATTAGAGAGATTTTGAAGAAAGAAAACTATAGAAATACAGTGGCCGCATCTTCGGCCGCGGAGATGTTCCAGCTGTTGGGGATCGAGCAGGCCAATTCTGAGATAATCCCTGTTTCATCGGATATTGATTTAATATTGCTCGATATGATGATGCCGGAAATGGATGGTATAGCTGCCTGCCGTGTTATTCAGCAATATGAGGGACTTAAGGATATTCCGATTATTATGGTTACCGCCATAGGGGATTCCAAGAAGCTGGCGGAAGCGCTTGACGCCGGTGCGGTTGACTATGTGACCAAGCCGATCAATAAAGTGGAACTCATGGCGCGAATACGGCTGGCGCTAAGGCTAAAGCAGGAGAAAGACTGGCATAAAGAAAGGGATCAGCGGATACAGGAGGAACTGAAGCTAGCTGCCTTAGTACAAAATGCAGTTTTAAGCTCAGCCATTGCGGATTCGCATTTTGAAATTGACGCCTTGTACAAGCCGTCCTTTGAACTGGCTGGAGATTTGTATTCATGGTATCCGCTCGGTGAGGGGAGATACGGCATTATATTATTGGACATGATGGGACACGGAATTTCCTCGTCCTTATTTTGCATGTTCATCGCTTCTGTCCTTAAGGATACAGTCAGCACCTACGTGGAGCCTGAAAAAGTCATGCAGGAGTTAAATCGGCGCTTTAATCAGCTCCATATTGAGAAACAATTGATTCAGTATTATTTTACGGCGATCTACCTTGTAGTCGATACCAAGCATAAGAAGATCGATTATGTGAACGCCGGCCATCCGCCTGCTTTATTTTTTCAAAAGGGAGGAGAGGCGATCAGATTGGAAACAGTATGTCCGCCCGTTGGCCTGTTTGAAAAGATGGATACTACGACCCACACGATTACATATGAAGGGGAAGGCCATATCGTCCTGTACACTGATGGCTTAATGGAGGTCATGGATGGAACGCAAGAGGAGCAGATTGAATTTTTGGAGCAGACCTTAAGTGGGAGCCATAGGCTGGACAAGGATAAAATGCAGCGTCTATTTTTTGATGAAGGGTATCCGCAAGAACGGGAGGACGATAAGTGTCTTGTGTGGATCAGGCTCAAAGAGGGAGAGGGAAGCGAATGA
- the cydS gene encoding cytochrome bd oxidase small subunit CydS, protein MEYFLMMRAPQLVIIGAVLFLFVYAYRFKDPSD, encoded by the coding sequence ATGGAGTATTTCTTGATGATGCGTGCGCCGCAACTAGTCATTATCGGTGCGGTTTTATTTCTATTCGTTTACGCTTATCGCTTCAAAGATCCTTCCGATTAA
- a CDS encoding ABC-F family ATP-binding cassette domain-containing protein, translating to MISTTGVTLRYGKRALFEDVNIKFTPGNCYGLIGANGAGKSTFLKILSGEIEPNQGEVHMSPNERLAVLKQNHYEYDEYPVLETVIMGHTRLYSIMKEKDALYAKADFSEEDGMRAGELEGEFAELNGWDAEPDAAALLIGLGIPRELHDKKMAELSGNEKVRVLLAQALFGRPNNLLLDEPTNHLDLESIQWLENFLMDYEGTVIVVSHDRHFLNKVCTHIADIDFGKIQLYVGNYDFWYESSQLALQMQRDANKKKEEKIKELQAFIQRFSANASKSKQATSRKKQLEKITLDDIRPSNRKYPFLHFKAEREAGKQLLSVEGLTKTVEGEKVLDNLSFVVNKGDKIAFVGPNSIPKTTFFQVVMGELEADAGEYSWGVTTSQAYFPKDNSQYFDGVDLNLVEWLRQYSNDQDETFLRGFLGRMLFSGEEALKKASVLSGGEKVRCMLAKMMLNGANVLLFDEPTNHLDLESITALNNGLIDFDGTILFTSHDHQFIQTIANRIIEITPNGIIDRVMTYDEYLESEEIQNLRKQMYPEEK from the coding sequence ATGATAAGTACTACTGGTGTCACGCTCCGATATGGAAAACGAGCACTTTTTGAAGATGTAAATATAAAGTTTACGCCGGGAAACTGCTATGGTCTCATCGGTGCGAACGGGGCGGGGAAATCAACCTTCCTTAAAATTTTGTCCGGAGAGATCGAGCCGAACCAAGGCGAAGTGCATATGTCACCAAATGAACGCCTTGCTGTATTGAAGCAGAACCATTATGAATATGATGAATACCCTGTCCTGGAGACAGTGATTATGGGGCATACCCGTCTGTATTCCATTATGAAGGAGAAGGATGCTCTGTACGCTAAAGCCGATTTCTCCGAAGAGGACGGCATGCGGGCCGGAGAGCTCGAGGGGGAGTTCGCGGAGTTAAACGGCTGGGATGCCGAGCCGGATGCGGCAGCGCTTCTCATTGGGTTGGGAATTCCGCGCGAACTGCATGATAAGAAGATGGCTGAACTAAGCGGAAACGAGAAGGTTCGGGTACTCCTTGCTCAAGCATTATTCGGCCGTCCGAATAACCTTCTGTTGGATGAGCCGACGAACCACTTGGACTTGGAATCGATCCAATGGCTAGAAAATTTCCTCATGGATTATGAGGGAACAGTTATCGTCGTATCCCATGACCGTCATTTTCTGAATAAGGTTTGTACGCATATTGCGGACATCGACTTCGGTAAGATTCAATTGTACGTCGGAAACTACGACTTCTGGTACGAATCTAGCCAATTGGCACTGCAAATGCAGCGTGACGCGAACAAGAAGAAGGAAGAGAAAATCAAGGAGCTTCAAGCATTCATCCAGCGCTTCTCTGCCAATGCTTCTAAATCGAAGCAGGCTACATCCCGGAAGAAGCAGTTGGAGAAGATTACACTGGATGACATCCGTCCTTCCAACCGAAAGTATCCTTTCCTGCACTTCAAGGCGGAGCGGGAGGCTGGTAAGCAACTGCTTAGCGTTGAAGGCTTGACCAAGACGGTTGAAGGCGAGAAGGTGCTGGATAATCTTAGCTTTGTCGTAAATAAAGGCGATAAGATCGCCTTTGTTGGTCCGAACAGTATTCCAAAGACGACGTTCTTCCAAGTCGTCATGGGGGAGCTTGAAGCGGATGCGGGAGAATACAGTTGGGGGGTCACGACTTCACAAGCTTATTTTCCTAAAGATAACTCCCAATATTTCGATGGCGTTGACCTCAATCTTGTCGAATGGCTGCGTCAGTATTCTAATGACCAGGATGAGACATTTCTTCGCGGCTTCTTGGGGCGGATGTTGTTCTCCGGCGAAGAGGCACTGAAGAAGGCAAGCGTGCTGTCCGGGGGCGAGAAGGTTCGCTGCATGCTGGCGAAGATGATGCTGAACGGCGCTAACGTTCTCTTGTTCGATGAGCCGACGAACCACTTGGACTTGGAGTCGATCACAGCGCTAAATAACGGTTTGATCGATTTTGATGGAACGATTCTGTTTACGTCTCATGACCATCAATTCATCCAGACGATTGCCAACCGGATCATTGAGATTACGCCGAATGGCATCATTGATCGCGTCATGACGTATGACGAATATTTGGAGAGCGAAGAAATTCAAAACTTGCGCAAGCAAATGTATCCCGAAGAAAAGTAA
- a CDS encoding DUF1328 domain-containing protein: MLKWSVIFLIVAIIAGIFGFFNIVAAAASIAKVLFFIFLVLFVISLFTGRSRSL; this comes from the coding sequence ATGTTGAAATGGTCAGTTATTTTTCTAATCGTTGCAATCATTGCAGGTATTTTCGGATTCTTTAACATTGTAGCGGCCGCGGCTTCAATCGCCAAAGTGCTATTCTTTATCTTCCTCGTACTATTTGTGATCTCCCTATTCACGGGGCGCAGCCGTTCACTTTAA
- a CDS encoding SH3 domain-containing C40 family peptidase, whose translation MKRSVAILLSSAMALSIYSAMPAATSVAATQQSAVQTGIIVGGVNLRDKPSVSGKVIGFLKKGTAVEVLEKSNGYFYKVKNAEGKTGYVSSASKYISVQGAATTPEVSSSQWNGRVIYGVNLRSLPSTSGKVIKMLKKGTRVTILEQSNSSFYKVKTDEGLTGYVSSSSKYIQRDASQGGGNSSPAPQPTLPANVNKQVDQVIQTGKKYLGTPYEYGSNRRTTATFDCSDFVKHIYKEALGITLPSDSRKQGAWIKENSQAVHRISDLKAGDLVFFMSYRGSSASAYAGVNKNSARITHVAMYIGNGQIMHTYSVKSGGVRIDKLSGSWEHRFLFGGSVLR comes from the coding sequence ATGAAACGGAGTGTGGCTATTCTATTATCCAGTGCCATGGCACTATCTATTTATTCGGCTATGCCGGCGGCAACGTCGGTGGCTGCGACCCAACAGAGCGCAGTGCAGACAGGAATTATTGTGGGCGGCGTCAATTTGCGTGACAAGCCCTCTGTGTCTGGAAAAGTCATTGGCTTTTTGAAGAAGGGTACAGCGGTTGAAGTTCTGGAGAAAAGTAACGGTTATTTCTATAAGGTGAAGAATGCTGAGGGAAAGACCGGTTATGTCAGCTCAGCGTCTAAATATATCTCGGTTCAAGGAGCAGCAACAACACCAGAGGTTTCAAGCTCCCAATGGAACGGCCGCGTCATATATGGAGTGAATCTGCGCAGCTTGCCTTCCACGTCGGGCAAGGTTATTAAAATGCTGAAGAAGGGTACTCGCGTAACGATTTTGGAGCAAAGTAACAGCTCTTTCTATAAAGTAAAGACCGATGAAGGCTTGACTGGTTATGTAAGTTCATCGAGTAAATATATACAGCGAGACGCATCCCAAGGGGGAGGTAACTCATCCCCTGCACCGCAGCCGACATTACCAGCGAATGTCAATAAGCAGGTAGATCAGGTGATCCAGACCGGGAAGAAATATTTGGGGACTCCCTATGAGTACGGATCCAATCGGAGAACGACAGCAACTTTTGATTGTTCTGACTTTGTAAAGCACATATATAAGGAGGCCCTGGGCATTACGCTGCCATCCGATTCCCGGAAGCAGGGGGCATGGATCAAGGAGAACAGCCAGGCAGTCCATCGCATAAGTGATTTGAAAGCAGGCGATCTTGTTTTCTTTATGAGCTATAGAGGCTCATCCGCTTCAGCCTATGCAGGAGTTAACAAGAATAGCGCACGGATAACTCATGTGGCCATGTATATCGGGAATGGGCAAATAATGCATACCTATTCTGTTAAATCTGGCGGCGTCCGGATCGATAAACTAAGTGGTTCATGGGAACATCGATTCTTATTCGGTGGAAGTGTACTGCGATAA
- a CDS encoding MBL fold metallo-hydrolase, translating into MAKKRYTNIDNINTDRSLKQFRQWREERRRKKKDYSYIIPNSPPQLDFLRENKTELTVTWIGHATFLLQYKGLNIVTDPVWAGRMGFQRRLGTPGIPIRDVPELDVILISHSHYDHMHISSIRKLYGANTQLIVPIGLARKLRRKGFKRVQELSWWEHLEIGDAKISFVPTQHWTRRTLFDMNTSHWGGYVLEPARVNEGEQAQVLYFAGDSGYFRGFEEIGKRYNIDIALLPIGAYEPEWFMTSQHTTPEEALQAFLDVKAKLMIPMHYGTFRLADDTAREALDRLEEDRKRRGIAEEAVKVLLHGETLRYPESQ; encoded by the coding sequence ATGGCAAAAAAGCGTTACACAAACATTGATAATATAAACACTGACAGATCGCTGAAACAATTCAGGCAATGGCGGGAAGAACGGCGCAGAAAGAAGAAAGACTATTCTTATATCATTCCGAATTCTCCGCCGCAGCTGGACTTTTTGCGGGAAAATAAGACTGAACTTACAGTCACCTGGATAGGGCATGCTACGTTTCTGCTCCAATATAAAGGCTTAAATATCGTTACGGATCCCGTATGGGCTGGTCGAATGGGGTTTCAGCGCAGGCTAGGAACGCCGGGAATTCCAATCCGGGACGTTCCTGAGCTTGATGTTATTCTCATATCCCATTCGCATTACGATCATATGCATATTTCCTCCATTCGCAAATTATATGGGGCAAATACCCAGTTGATCGTACCGATCGGGCTCGCGCGCAAATTGCGGCGCAAAGGATTTAAGCGCGTGCAGGAGCTCAGCTGGTGGGAGCATTTGGAGATTGGCGATGCCAAAATTTCCTTCGTGCCGACGCAGCATTGGACGCGCCGCACGTTGTTCGACATGAACACGTCGCATTGGGGCGGATATGTGTTGGAACCGGCACGGGTAAACGAAGGAGAGCAGGCGCAGGTTCTTTATTTTGCGGGGGATAGCGGTTATTTCCGGGGCTTTGAAGAGATCGGCAAGCGATACAATATCGATATTGCGTTATTGCCTATTGGAGCTTATGAACCGGAATGGTTCATGACTTCCCAGCATACAACGCCGGAGGAGGCGCTTCAGGCGTTCCTCGATGTCAAAGCCAAATTGATGATTCCGATGCACTACGGTACGTTTCGGTTGGCTGACGACACGGCCCGGGAGGCTCTGGATCGATTGGAAGAGGATCGCAAGCGCCGGGGAATCGCGGAGGAGGCTGTCAAAGTTTTGCTTCACGGCGAGACGCTCCGCTATCCTGAAAGCCAGTGA
- a CDS encoding DUF2249 domain-containing protein, translating to MNNIKTTVNATEYPPQLKHKTIFAAYNDLQQGEAMLLINDHDPVPLRFQFESMHPGKFTWEYIEQGPETFQVKIGKI from the coding sequence ATGAACAATATTAAGACGACAGTCAATGCAACAGAATATCCGCCACAACTAAAGCACAAGACCATTTTTGCCGCATACAACGACCTTCAACAAGGAGAAGCCATGCTCCTTATTAATGATCACGACCCTGTGCCTCTTCGTTTTCAGTTTGAATCTATGCATCCTGGCAAATTTACTTGGGAGTATATTGAACAGGGGCCAGAAACCTTTCAAGTGAAAATCGGCAAAATCTAA
- a CDS encoding general stress protein, protein MSMTDKKSYAKVVQNGVQAVETVNELRAAGYVGDHIYVLAHDQDRTERIADTSNANEIGIKEEGVFDAIANLFRSRGDELRAKIVSLGFTHTEAAFYEKELDLGKVLVIARYTA, encoded by the coding sequence ATGAGTATGACGGATAAGAAGTCTTATGCCAAGGTTGTGCAGAACGGAGTTCAAGCGGTAGAAACCGTTAATGAGCTGCGAGCTGCAGGATATGTAGGAGATCATATCTATGTTCTTGCTCATGACCAGGATCGTACAGAACGAATTGCAGACACATCCAATGCTAATGAAATCGGTATTAAGGAAGAAGGCGTATTTGATGCCATTGCCAACTTGTTCCGTTCCCGGGGTGACGAACTGCGTGCAAAAATAGTTTCGCTTGGCTTTACACATACAGAGGCTGCCTTTTATGAGAAGGAACTGGATTTAGGCAAAGTGTTGGTAATCGCAAGATATACGGCATAA